A single Providencia manganoxydans DNA region contains:
- a CDS encoding helix-turn-helix domain-containing protein, which produces MSLAKKLGLSQQQLSRYETGKVNFNITLINQLMIELEGNWADFINKTVNVNNQLKLEQSIENEDIYLKILSKNSKNAWA; this is translated from the coding sequence ATGAGTTTAGCCAAAAAATTAGGCCTTAGTCAGCAGCAACTATCTCGCTATGAGACAGGAAAAGTTAACTTCAATATCACGTTAATCAATCAGTTAATGATAGAGTTAGAGGGTAATTGGGCTGATTTTATAAATAAAACTGTTAACGTTAACAATCAATTGAAGCTTGAGCAATCTATAGAAAATGAAGATATTTATTTGAAAATACTCAGTAAAAATTCAAAAAACGCTTGGGCATAA
- the ecpA gene encoding common pilus major fimbrillin subunit EcpA — translation MFNKKLPSVLLSTIIAASFATVAHAETRTAQATATWQATAIKDTTSMLVVTPLKSLTFNYAEGQKSFNQQNGAFDIAIQGQAGATDFKLASKIIANTLARTTDDSKLTVGVKWNGADLSKTTDTVLIDTSKNLTSGLDNLAANGVYNGSERATDRGEFTFVIAGAETGGAATDFKSLTDGTWDGDVKVQFTATWDGDFTPAPNPESGSDA, via the coding sequence ATGTTCAATAAAAAATTGCCGTCAGTATTACTGTCCACTATTATTGCCGCATCTTTTGCTACAGTTGCACATGCAGAGACACGTACTGCTCAAGCAACAGCAACATGGCAAGCAACTGCGATCAAAGATACAACTAGCATGCTAGTTGTTACTCCATTAAAAAGCTTAACCTTTAATTATGCAGAAGGACAAAAAAGCTTTAACCAGCAAAATGGTGCGTTTGATATTGCTATTCAAGGGCAAGCCGGTGCAACAGATTTTAAATTAGCATCAAAAATTATTGCCAATACATTAGCAAGAACAACTGATGATTCTAAATTAACAGTTGGTGTTAAATGGAACGGTGCGGATTTAAGTAAAACAACAGATACCGTTTTAATCGATACCTCTAAAAATTTGACATCGGGCTTAGATAATTTAGCGGCTAATGGTGTTTATAATGGCTCAGAGCGTGCAACTGACCGCGGTGAATTTACATTTGTTATCGCTGGTGCAGAAACGGGAGGAGCAGCAACTGATTTTAAATCACTGACTGATGGTACTTGGGATGGTGATGTAAAGGTTCAGTTTACTGCGACTTGGGATGGTGATTTTACTCCGGCTCCAAATCCAGAGTCAGGTTCTGACGCATAG
- the ugpQ gene encoding glycerophosphodiester phosphodiesterase yields the protein MKSWPYPKIVAHRGGGKLAPENTLAAIDVGASFGHTMIEFDAKLSLDGQIFLLHDDTLDRTSNAYGVAGELNWLQLLKVDAGSWYSKKFAGEPLPLLSEVAARCQQHAMMANIEIKPTTGLEAETGKIIALAALQLWQGQTAPLLSSFSIEALEAAQRAVPELPRGLLLDDWRDDWHELTTRLDCVSIHLNHKLLDEKRIKQLKNAGLHILVYTVNKPPRAAELLKWGVDAICTDAIDVIGPDFAA from the coding sequence ATGAAATCATGGCCTTATCCTAAAATTGTTGCTCACCGAGGCGGAGGGAAACTTGCTCCAGAAAATACATTAGCCGCAATCGATGTTGGGGCTAGTTTTGGTCATACCATGATTGAATTTGATGCAAAACTTTCTCTTGATGGTCAGATTTTTCTCTTGCACGACGACACACTTGATCGTACTAGCAATGCTTACGGCGTTGCAGGTGAATTAAATTGGCTACAATTATTAAAAGTTGATGCAGGTAGTTGGTATAGTAAAAAATTTGCAGGTGAGCCATTACCTTTACTTTCTGAAGTCGCAGCTCGTTGCCAACAACACGCTATGATGGCGAATATCGAAATTAAACCAACAACAGGTCTAGAAGCTGAAACAGGAAAAATTATCGCGCTTGCAGCGCTTCAATTGTGGCAAGGCCAAACAGCTCCATTGCTCTCCTCTTTCTCAATTGAAGCACTAGAGGCTGCTCAACGGGCTGTACCAGAATTGCCGAGAGGATTGCTATTAGATGATTGGCGCGATGATTGGCATGAGCTAACAACACGACTGGATTGTGTATCTATCCATCTAAATCATAAACTATTAGATGAAAAGCGGATTAAACAATTAAAAAATGCAGGGTTACATATTTTAGTCTATACCGTCAATAAACCACCCCGTGCTGCGGAGTTATTAAAATGGGGGGTTGATGCAATTTGTACCGATGCGATCGATGTTATTGGTCCTGATTTTGCTGCATGA
- a CDS encoding tyrosine-type DNA invertase — MKKRSFMTQTEVDALLAATKSGRYPERDYCLFLMGFLHGFRVSELRQLSLDDIDMKQKVIYVKRLKSGLSTVQPLIPEEYDALVMWLSKRKKIASDDNKWVFLSQKNQPLSRSQIFRLIEKYGQDAKLSIKVHPHMLRHACGYALADLGRDTRLIQDYLGHRNIAHTVIYTASNEKRFNGIWDY, encoded by the coding sequence ATGAAAAAAAGAAGTTTTATGACGCAAACAGAAGTAGATGCATTACTGGCCGCTACAAAGAGTGGGAGATATCCTGAAAGGGATTATTGTTTGTTTTTAATGGGCTTTTTACATGGTTTTAGGGTAAGTGAATTACGCCAATTGTCCCTTGATGATATCGATATGAAGCAAAAAGTTATTTATGTTAAACGTTTAAAATCTGGGCTTTCAACTGTACAGCCTCTAATTCCTGAAGAATATGATGCTTTGGTTATGTGGCTATCCAAACGTAAAAAAATTGCCTCAGATGATAATAAATGGGTTTTTTTATCTCAAAAAAATCAACCTTTATCACGTAGCCAAATTTTTCGTTTAATTGAAAAATATGGGCAAGACGCTAAGTTATCAATTAAAGTGCACCCACATATGTTACGTCATGCTTGCGGTTATGCTTTGGCTGATTTAGGTCGTGATACCCGCTTAATCCAAGATTATTTAGGGCACAGAAATATTGCACATACTGTTATTTATACTGCAAGTAACGAAAAACGATTTAATGGTATATGGGACTATTAA
- a CDS encoding fimbrial protein: protein MQIPLRQLWSLVLSLSLVGVPLCAQSETVQFDGTLVEDACEVYPGDENIELDFGTIVDKYLYLNTRTHSQPFTIRLINCDLVLGKEVQVTFMGTESTALPGLLALNAGSQANGIAIGFETQSGEPISLNRSKDYTQQLKVSDTNNINLKAYVQGEPNALRDKSIARGTFEATTTFILEYE, encoded by the coding sequence ATGCAAATACCATTACGTCAATTATGGTCTTTAGTCTTGTCACTAAGTCTAGTTGGAGTACCGCTTTGTGCGCAGTCGGAAACCGTACAATTTGATGGAACATTGGTTGAGGACGCTTGTGAAGTATATCCTGGCGATGAAAATATCGAATTGGATTTTGGTACTATTGTAGACAAATATTTGTATTTGAATACACGAACACACAGCCAGCCATTTACAATTAGGTTAATTAATTGTGATTTAGTGTTGGGTAAAGAAGTTCAAGTAACCTTTATGGGAACTGAAAGTACAGCATTACCCGGATTATTAGCACTTAATGCAGGGAGCCAAGCAAATGGGATCGCTATTGGTTTTGAAACTCAAAGTGGCGAACCTATCTCGTTAAATAGATCAAAGGACTATACTCAACAACTCAAAGTCAGTGACACCAATAACATCAATTTGAAAGCTTATGTTCAAGGCGAACCTAACGCCCTTCGCGATAAATCCATTGCACGCGGAACTTTCGAGGCTACTACCACTTTTATTCTTGAATATGAATAA
- a CDS encoding fimbrial protein — MKFIYRQQVALCFFCVISSPFALGLEANLYGNLIVTPPECILNNNAQAAIHFGDILLTRIDGDNYLQTLPLSLSCTGLAKNNLTLTLKGDATSFNSGEELKTSNDKLGIAFYVNNVRQAINKPVNINYTSLPSLKAAPIKNMSEGFNDTDGGSFTALATLKVDYQ, encoded by the coding sequence ATGAAATTTATTTACCGACAACAAGTGGCACTCTGCTTTTTTTGTGTAATAAGCTCTCCATTTGCATTAGGGTTAGAGGCAAACCTTTACGGTAATTTAATTGTGACGCCACCTGAATGCATTCTAAATAACAATGCTCAAGCAGCGATTCATTTTGGTGATATTTTATTAACGCGCATTGACGGTGATAACTACTTACAAACATTGCCATTGAGTCTATCGTGCACAGGATTAGCAAAAAATAATCTAACATTGACATTAAAAGGTGATGCGACATCGTTTAATAGCGGTGAAGAATTAAAAACAAGCAACGATAAACTAGGCATTGCTTTTTATGTCAATAATGTTCGACAAGCGATTAATAAACCAGTGAATATTAATTACACCTCTTTGCCTTCTTTAAAAGCCGCACCGATTAAAAATATGAGCGAGGGCTTTAATGATACAGATGGCGGTAGTTTTACTGCATTGGCGACATTAAAGGTGGACTATCAATGA
- a CDS encoding helix-turn-helix domain-containing protein, producing MDYLADEINKKIGLYIRKIRKENSLSGCQLAMMLNVSQQQVSRYETGQTKLTFEIVDNILTILHKSWRDLFNTVMDEHDNKRINEAINKDRTYYQIVSNTSNKLWN from the coding sequence ATGGATTATCTTGCAGATGAAATAAACAAAAAAATAGGGCTATATATAAGAAAAATAAGGAAAGAAAACAGTCTATCAGGATGTCAGCTAGCGATGATGTTAAATGTCAGTCAACAGCAAGTGTCTCGTTATGAAACAGGGCAAACAAAACTCACTTTTGAAATAGTCGATAATATTTTAACTATTTTGCACAAATCATGGCGAGATTTATTTAATACTGTCATGGATGAGCATGATAATAAAAGAATTAATGAGGCTATCAATAAAGATAGGACATATTATCAAATAGTTAGTAATACCTCGAATAAGTTGTGGAACTAG
- a CDS encoding fimbrial protein: MNNTLFVRCFIGLLCLLSPILSRALDVYFTGTLVVTPPECTVNSGTVANVNFGDIHETLIDNSSYKRTRIDYTLNCTHVYSNALKMTVSWNPITLNGQNVIRTGRTNLGIAVYQDSTRLSNGDVVNFTYGSNQPALYAVPVKPSGTVLTDGGNFNGTLTFVVDYR; encoded by the coding sequence ATGAATAATACTCTCTTTGTTCGGTGTTTTATCGGCCTGCTTTGTTTATTAAGTCCGATATTATCACGAGCATTGGATGTCTATTTTACAGGAACATTGGTTGTCACGCCGCCAGAATGTACCGTGAATAGTGGTACAGTGGCAAATGTGAATTTTGGCGATATCCATGAAACACTGATTGACAATAGCAGTTATAAACGCACACGTATTGATTACACCTTAAATTGTACACATGTCTATAGCAATGCATTAAAAATGACGGTCAGTTGGAACCCGATTACGCTAAATGGGCAAAATGTCATTCGTACTGGTCGAACGAATCTCGGGATAGCGGTTTATCAGGATTCGACTCGATTAAGTAATGGTGATGTTGTGAATTTCACTTATGGTAGCAATCAGCCCGCGCTTTATGCGGTGCCAGTAAAACCCTCGGGAACAGTATTAACTGACGGCGGAAATTTTAATGGGACATTAACTTTTGTGGTGGATTACCGTTAA
- a CDS encoding fimbrial protein: protein MMMSSAVEANWFFDGTLVLPPACELGQTNPVRVSFGKVGVRKVDGNLFKQDIPYQLNCQGDLTQPWNVTLTFSGILAGSGFDNATLRTISPMNNGKLGIQIQKDGIPLELNKAFAINSSKPPKLSAVPIKRAGTELVGDNFSATGTLTIDFQ, encoded by the coding sequence ATGATGATGTCCTCAGCAGTAGAAGCTAATTGGTTTTTTGATGGTACGCTCGTACTCCCTCCTGCCTGTGAATTAGGGCAAACTAATCCCGTACGCGTTTCTTTTGGAAAGGTAGGGGTCCGTAAAGTGGATGGGAATCTATTTAAACAAGACATACCGTATCAATTGAATTGCCAAGGTGACTTAACTCAACCGTGGAATGTGACATTGACGTTCAGTGGAATACTTGCTGGTTCGGGATTTGATAATGCAACATTACGCACAATTAGCCCTATGAATAACGGAAAATTAGGTATTCAAATTCAAAAGGACGGGATACCGTTAGAACTGAACAAAGCGTTTGCAATTAACAGTTCAAAGCCCCCAAAATTATCGGCGGTTCCGATTAAGCGCGCAGGAACGGAGCTGGTTGGTGATAATTTTTCTGCGACCGGGACATTGACCATCGATTTTCAATGA
- a CDS encoding fimbrial protein: MNKHRLFIFLVCTIVNGFTGGNVQAANVTNSYVFIENNVDDEYFITPRSTDPRFSGSNKYTRYSGTSQLSLGYMGYTNTGIRANQNVDIWLENSPIDRPFTGNRCMRNTCRDSTGYWPAQYMGKDGAYKIVQSDVRGESNYARGIFSDSAYQYFLQLPVSTNETYSYRACMTQTDYDPSKGESCRSVGGNIIASHEFNITKSGHIKLTSTGALQEIFIDSNGNPNLGLGSEFCRIGIISNQSGIICQVIDQETKGDIFANIRLSLKINNTLIPFTPAGNTILIGPDDGSNRWYNYNSTNQANYYFKPTNQHVSIFLSNTFFKELVSRNVDFTNSQDFFTFSFTNTAVPQSGYYEFTPSNKMIIKPRDYGISIIPADFNPVQSKTGKVGSEEPPIEFNYIVTTSGFRQADSITAKVDGPSVALKGQTYCLFSSDDEKFKVPFSAYLSFTNENGGKSTYRASCDSNEISLKNALWSETPWDQPNQDLGSFYRTNLDLSFPMNDSSSLFTLDGIDWLGTVSASGTVTVKAIWTGPDVH; the protein is encoded by the coding sequence ATGAATAAACATAGACTTTTTATATTTCTCGTTTGTACCATTGTTAATGGTTTTACGGGAGGAAATGTACAAGCTGCAAATGTTACCAATAGTTATGTATTTATTGAAAATAACGTCGATGATGAATATTTTATTACTCCGAGATCTACCGATCCTCGTTTTTCGGGATCAAATAAATACACGCGTTACTCAGGGACATCTCAGCTAAGTCTTGGCTATATGGGGTATACGAATACAGGCATTCGGGCTAATCAAAATGTTGATATTTGGTTAGAAAATTCACCAATAGATCGGCCGTTTACAGGTAATCGATGTATGCGAAACACTTGCCGTGATAGTACAGGATATTGGCCTGCTCAATATATGGGGAAAGATGGTGCTTATAAAATTGTACAGAGTGATGTGCGTGGAGAATCCAATTATGCTAGGGGGATCTTCAGTGATTCAGCATATCAATATTTCTTACAATTACCTGTGAGTACGAACGAGACATATAGCTATCGAGCTTGCATGACACAAACAGATTATGACCCAAGTAAAGGTGAATCTTGTAGAAGCGTTGGCGGTAATATCATTGCTTCCCATGAATTTAATATAACTAAGTCTGGTCATATCAAACTAACCTCTACTGGTGCATTACAAGAAATTTTTATTGATAGTAATGGGAATCCTAATCTAGGGTTAGGCTCTGAGTTTTGCCGTATTGGTATTATTTCAAATCAAAGTGGTATTATTTGCCAGGTTATTGATCAAGAAACTAAAGGTGATATTTTTGCCAACATTAGGTTGAGCCTGAAAATTAATAATACATTAATTCCTTTTACTCCTGCGGGAAACACGATATTAATTGGCCCTGATGACGGAAGTAATCGTTGGTATAACTATAACTCAACAAATCAAGCTAATTATTACTTTAAACCGACAAATCAACATGTATCTATATTTTTATCAAACACTTTCTTTAAAGAATTAGTTAGCCGTAATGTTGACTTTACTAATAGCCAAGATTTTTTCACATTTTCGTTTACTAACACGGCAGTACCACAATCAGGATACTATGAATTTACGCCATCAAATAAAATGATCATAAAACCGAGAGATTATGGGATTAGTATCATTCCTGCCGATTTTAACCCTGTTCAATCTAAAACAGGAAAAGTGGGGAGTGAAGAGCCGCCGATTGAATTCAATTATATCGTTACTACCAGTGGTTTTCGCCAAGCAGATTCAATTACAGCTAAAGTTGATGGTCCTTCTGTTGCTTTAAAGGGACAAACATATTGTCTTTTCTCATCGGATGATGAGAAGTTTAAAGTTCCATTTTCTGCTTATCTTTCATTTACAAATGAAAATGGCGGTAAATCGACATATCGAGCAAGTTGTGATAGCAATGAAATATCACTTAAAAATGCTTTATGGTCTGAAACACCATGGGATCAACCAAATCAAGATCTCGGATCTTTTTATCGCACTAATCTGGATTTATCATTCCCTATGAATGATTCCAGTTCATTGTTTACATTGGATGGTATTGACTGGCTAGGTACGGTATCGGCAAGTGGTACGGTGACAGTAAAAGCAATCTGGACTGGACCTGATGTTCATTAA
- a CDS encoding fimbrial protein, with the protein MVKVKLSSYILFIMSCLFYNCAYALYIDTDISSMEADKEFFSKPYINDTKTTNLYSFSAYKIDRPGGHEVGEEIRNGEIIFTPLKKILLPKEQEFFKIFYRGKVDEQERYYKVIISETPFEAQNSVAQKKSPLFYPTISLETYFVVRPKQPNFKYESDPVEGVLKNTGNTYFRVILHDSCQVSEDETPDVFYLLPQQEYRDARLKKKSRKYIVIFDKYHSIGNCE; encoded by the coding sequence ATGGTTAAAGTTAAACTAAGCTCTTATATATTATTCATAATGTCATGTTTATTTTATAACTGTGCTTATGCCTTATATATCGATACCGATATATCTTCTATGGAAGCGGATAAAGAGTTTTTTTCAAAGCCATACATTAATGATACGAAAACAACGAATCTGTATAGTTTTAGTGCGTATAAGATTGATCGACCGGGAGGTCATGAAGTTGGCGAAGAGATCCGCAATGGTGAGATTATTTTCACTCCACTAAAAAAAATCTTATTACCAAAAGAGCAAGAATTTTTTAAGATTTTTTATCGTGGAAAGGTTGACGAACAGGAGAGATATTACAAAGTGATTATTAGTGAAACACCATTTGAAGCGCAAAATAGTGTTGCTCAAAAGAAATCTCCTTTGTTTTATCCCACTATCAGTTTAGAAACCTACTTTGTTGTTAGACCCAAGCAACCTAATTTCAAATATGAAAGTGATCCTGTTGAAGGAGTATTAAAAAATACCGGAAATACTTATTTTAGAGTGATCTTGCATGACAGTTGCCAAGTCAGTGAAGATGAAACACCTGATGTATTTTATTTGTTACCTCAGCAGGAATATCGAGATGCACGTTTAAAAAAGAAAAGCCGTAAATATATTGTGATTTTTGACAAATATCATTCGATTGGGAACTGTGAATAG
- a CDS encoding ion channel, whose translation MSDNVFIVFLKSSLFIRLVLSILIIVDGYMIITPVFGAYTDYIDWRANGFSEWLKSLGFMKLLDIPRFLLGISLIFLSLFMLNGARIAWVFSLFLLAIISFVDLKIATENIHQGYFSLGLFSALSVFWRRYHHHSLTSAGFVAVTCIIALLLYSIFGTLYIGNEFLPVVKDGTTAFYFALVCMTTVGFGDIVPVSTDARVFTVTVIILGITIFTTSVVYVVGLLAKGTKEIVRKRFSYMKNHYVVIGSTPTAVSVYQGLKNRDLPVAVICQESHRTHYPEKDNIVTGDPTSTALLAEANVKQAQYVLIMTDSDALSTFVLLGVKQLVNANKDVKTIVLVNQESNMDKIRLLEPDMLFSLSSLGGEVLMRVLCGETISNASMSDILLNKMVKN comes from the coding sequence ATGTCAGATAACGTATTTATTGTTTTTCTGAAATCATCCCTATTTATTCGACTTGTCCTTTCAATACTTATCATCGTTGACGGTTATATGATTATTACCCCTGTTTTTGGGGCTTATACCGATTATATTGATTGGCGTGCAAATGGCTTTAGTGAGTGGCTTAAATCTCTTGGATTTATGAAACTACTTGATATTCCAAGATTTCTTCTTGGTATTTCATTGATTTTTTTATCGTTATTTATGCTTAATGGTGCGCGTATCGCATGGGTGTTTTCGTTATTTCTATTGGCAATTATTTCATTTGTGGATTTAAAAATCGCGACAGAAAACATTCATCAAGGCTATTTTTCTTTAGGTTTATTTAGTGCATTAAGTGTGTTTTGGAGACGATATCATCATCATAGTTTAACCAGTGCTGGCTTTGTGGCAGTCACCTGTATCATTGCTTTGTTGCTCTATTCTATTTTTGGCACACTTTATATTGGTAATGAATTTTTACCTGTTGTAAAAGATGGAACAACAGCTTTCTATTTTGCTTTAGTTTGTATGACAACAGTTGGTTTTGGCGATATTGTTCCTGTGTCAACAGATGCTAGAGTGTTTACTGTTACAGTGATCATTCTTGGAATTACTATATTTACAACATCAGTGGTTTATGTTGTTGGATTATTAGCTAAAGGGACAAAGGAAATTGTTCGTAAGAGGTTTTCTTATATGAAGAATCATTATGTTGTTATTGGTAGTACACCAACGGCAGTCAGTGTATATCAAGGGTTAAAAAATCGAGATCTTCCTGTCGCTGTGATTTGTCAAGAGAGCCATCGGACACATTATCCAGAGAAAGATAATATAGTAACGGGTGATCCCACAAGTACAGCACTATTAGCTGAAGCGAATGTTAAGCAAGCGCAATATGTATTAATTATGACGGATAGTGATGCGTTAAGTACGTTCGTATTATTAGGTGTTAAACAATTAGTTAATGCAAATAAAGATGTAAAAACGATCGTTCTCGTTAACCAAGAAAGTAATATGGATAAAATTCGCCTACTAGAACCTGATATGTTGTTTTCACTTTCTTCGCTCGGTGGTGAGGTTTTGATGAGGGTACTTTGTGGTGAAACAATATCGAATGCTAGTATGAGTGATATTCTGTTAAATAAAATGGTGAAAAATTAA
- a CDS encoding TcfC E-set like domain-containing protein, producing MRKSVIAISILSIIFSGSIHANGIKSLKIGGYIIPPAFVIALEEGMTVPVFLRLKDADKNNQSEDKIADAVIVIDQDKIKLSSIHLIDNTQGPKLNEQLVEKIDNQQNAFFNESNGIVISRDAVLQLNISSFNLSLDVDKQAFSPKERIRQSSLGNSSVDSVSAVANYDLGIFQSQVKNANNTSSSYFNLDTLFALAEHHMNINASVYSIGKSNSNVELYRAMYERDFGGLRFALGLMSTWNLQSIASLTTLSSSKIYAVSIGNNSSSLMVNKQQSLTPIYAFLNSPGEVRIYRQGKLLNIQNFPMGNYEVDTSVLPYGIYDVTIETVVDGKVVTTQNQTINKSFGAMGRNFDKTNWEIYGGYVDFDKKSYVRGENSHTQTPNKSYLLGASIAKSFPIFSGLSLTMSNYGFDKFLVNETSINVALNEHLSISWQGMLENHGSHRNIGTISVNLPDGYASLWASREKTVIKGDLPLYDADSYSYGGTFNFDKVIDRAGSFTISNTKDRRVGSDSINYEYANTLFSGRYGTVGLRAGVQRYHYDNQSSTNEKYINLDFSLPLSTWLSTGVSSTNGNVKANIYANKNFDDSAITNAGVSVSKLVRDKNNGESDFSTLAYASYDMKYNSGTITLNRPDNDRFNGNYTSRGSIAYSNGMVTPSGQQGKSGVIINSDINGAGSMVAKVNGQNYPISGKNTFIPLSPYSDYDIQLMNDGKSKDSFDIVSGRNKSVTLYPGNIAFYQPEVRQLITVFGRLKSPDGEFIKYASIRNHIGRTKTDENGEFSMDVDVRYPVISLLQEDEKTICEADLNLQGARGALWVGDVTCEPQSSIAKR from the coding sequence ATGCGTAAGAGTGTTATTGCGATATCAATATTGAGTATTATTTTTTCAGGCTCTATTCATGCCAATGGAATAAAAAGTTTAAAAATTGGTGGATATATTATTCCTCCTGCATTCGTTATTGCATTAGAGGAAGGGATGACTGTACCTGTATTCCTACGATTAAAGGATGCAGATAAAAATAATCAAAGTGAAGATAAGATAGCAGATGCGGTCATTGTTATCGATCAGGATAAGATAAAGCTATCGAGTATTCATCTTATTGATAATACGCAAGGGCCTAAACTCAATGAGCAATTAGTAGAGAAAATAGATAATCAACAAAATGCTTTTTTTAATGAAAGTAATGGTATCGTGATTAGCCGTGATGCAGTACTACAATTGAATATCTCTTCTTTTAATTTATCTTTGGATGTTGATAAGCAAGCATTTTCGCCTAAAGAACGTATAAGACAATCCTCATTAGGAAACTCTTCTGTTGATTCAGTCTCAGCAGTCGCTAACTATGATCTCGGTATTTTTCAAAGCCAAGTCAAAAATGCTAACAATACGTCTAGTAGCTATTTCAATTTAGATACCTTATTTGCGCTTGCAGAACACCATATGAATATTAATGCTTCTGTTTACAGTATTGGTAAATCGAATTCAAATGTTGAACTCTATCGAGCAATGTATGAGCGTGATTTTGGTGGCTTGCGTTTTGCGCTTGGATTAATGAGCACATGGAATTTACAGTCTATCGCTAGTTTGACTACGTTAAGCAGTAGCAAAATTTATGCGGTCTCAATAGGTAATAATTCCTCAAGTCTTATGGTTAATAAGCAGCAGTCTTTAACACCAATTTATGCATTTTTGAATAGCCCTGGTGAAGTACGAATATATCGACAAGGTAAGTTGTTAAATATTCAAAACTTCCCTATGGGTAACTATGAGGTTGATACTAGCGTATTACCTTATGGTATTTATGATGTCACGATTGAAACTGTTGTTGATGGTAAAGTTGTGACGACACAAAACCAAACTATTAATAAATCATTTGGTGCTATGGGGAGAAATTTTGATAAGACCAATTGGGAAATTTATGGTGGTTATGTTGATTTCGATAAGAAAAGTTATGTGAGAGGTGAAAACTCACACACTCAAACTCCAAATAAGAGCTATTTATTAGGTGCTTCGATAGCAAAAAGTTTTCCGATATTCTCAGGATTGAGTTTAACCATGTCTAACTATGGTTTTGATAAGTTCTTAGTCAATGAAACCAGTATTAATGTTGCTTTAAATGAGCACTTATCAATTTCTTGGCAAGGTATGTTGGAAAACCATGGAAGTCATCGGAATATTGGCACTATTTCTGTAAATTTACCGGATGGTTATGCCTCATTATGGGCGTCGAGGGAGAAGACAGTCATAAAAGGTGATTTGCCACTTTATGATGCAGATAGCTATTCTTATGGTGGTACTTTTAATTTTGATAAAGTGATTGATAGAGCAGGAAGCTTTACTATTAGTAATACCAAAGATCGCCGCGTTGGCAGTGATTCGATTAACTATGAATATGCGAATACATTATTTTCTGGACGTTACGGGACCGTCGGGCTAAGAGCGGGTGTTCAGCGTTACCATTATGATAATCAAAGCAGTACTAATGAAAAATATATTAATCTTGATTTTTCTTTGCCGTTATCCACTTGGTTAAGCACTGGTGTTTCTTCTACGAACGGTAACGTAAAGGCCAATATTTATGCGAATAAAAACTTTGATGATTCTGCAATCACGAATGCAGGGGTATCTGTTTCTAAATTAGTCCGAGATAAAAACAACGGTGAGTCAGACTTCTCAACATTAGCTTATGCTTCTTACGATATGAAATATAACTCAGGTACGATCACATTAAATCGACCGGATAATGATAGGTTTAATGGTAATTATACTTCTCGTGGCTCTATTGCTTATAGTAATGGCATGGTGACACCAAGTGGACAGCAAGGAAAATCAGGGGTGATTATTAACTCTGACATTAACGGTGCTGGAAGTATGGTGGCGAAGGTCAACGGTCAAAATTATCCTATTAGTGGAAAAAATACATTTATCCCTCTATCGCCTTATTCTGACTACGACATTCAATTAATGAATGATGGTAAGTCGAAAGATAGCTTCGATATTGTGTCTGGAAGGAACAAATCTGTCACTTTATATCCGGGGAATATTGCTTTTTATCAGCCGGAAGTTAGGCAATTAATCACTGTTTTCGGTCGCCTTAAATCACCAGATGGTGAATTTATTAAATATGCTTCAATACGTAATCATATTGGAAGAACCAAGACGGATGAAAATGGTGAGTTTTCGATGGATGTTGATGTTCGCTACCCAGTTATTTCGCTATTGCAAGAAGATGAAAAAACAATTTGTGAGGCCGATTTAAACCTACAAGGCGCTAGAGGTGCTTTGTGGGTAGGCGATGTCACCTGTGAGCCTCAATCTTCAATTGCGAAAAGATAA